The Planktothrix agardhii NIES-204 genomic interval AATAAGCTTAATCAACAACGGTCACACCCATATTGCGGGCGGTTCCAGCCACAATTTTCATGGCCGCTTCCACATCATTCGCATTTAAGTCGGGCATTTTGGTTTCTGCAATTTCTCGTAACTGAGCTTGCGTAATTTGGCCAACTTTCTTGCGGTTCGGTTCTCCCGATCCCCGTTCAACTCCAGCGGCTTTACGAATTAATACCGAAGCCGGAGGAGTCTTGAGAACAAAGGTAAAACTCCGGTCTTCAAAAACCGAAATTTCTACCGGAACTACAAGACCTACTTTATCTGCGGTTCTGGCGTTATACTCTTTGCAAAACGCCATAATATTCACCCCATGTTGACCCAAGGCTGGGCCAATTGGGGGTGCAGGGTTGGCTTTGCCCGCAGTAATTGCCAACTTAATAACTGCTACAACTTTCTTTGCCATTCCTTAGCCTTGTTTTTCAACCTGATTAAACTCTAATTCTACTGGAGTATCCCGTCCAAAAATCGAAAGTAGAGCTTTAAGCTTACTCCGCTCTGGACTAACTTCAATCACATCTCCTTCAAAGTCTTTAAAAGGCCCTGAAAGCACGGTGATATGATCCCCAATCGCCATTGCTGCCTTGACAATCGGTTCCTGTTGTTGCGCTTGTCTGAAGATTCGTTCCACCTCAGCATTGCTCAGTGGTAGAGGTTTAACGTGACCTCGACCCCGACCGGAATGCCGTTTTTGTTCCGCCCCAACGAAGTTGATAACGTGCGGTGTGTTCTTGACCACCTGCCAAGCTTCATCGTCAATTTCCCAGCGATTGAGTTCGTTATTCCATTTTAGTCTCATCTGGATAAGAACATAACCTGGAAATACTTTCTCCTCACCATGTTGACGACTGCCATCTTTCCGCAGTTTAATCATTGGGGTGTGGGGAATTTCCACCTTCAAAATTCGTTCCGCAACATCTAGGGTTTGTACCCGTTGTTCCAGGTTCGCTTTGACTCGTTTTTCACAGCCAGAAGCTACCTGAACAGCATACCAACGTCGCTCTCCGTGTGAAAACTCCTGGGAACGTTCGTCCGTATCTGCCATGAGGTCTGAATGTTGTGATTCGTCTGATGTAAAAGTCATCCGAAGATTTGCCCCGACGCCCAACGAAGGAAGTTGTCTGCTAAATAGATCAAGCTAGCCGAGAGAGTGATCATCAACAATACCCCTGCCGACTCACTCAGTAGTTGCTGTCGGCCAGGCCAGACCACTTTGTCTAATTCCTCTTTCGTTTCTTTGAGGAACGTAGAAGCGTTAAAGCCAGAAGTCGTTCCTTCAATTGCAACTTCTTCTTTCTTGTTGACCACCATGAACTCCCCTTGCGATCTTACGGTATCTGATCCTGATCTTAGCTCGAAGATGGTCACACAGCCGCCCAAACTTTTAAAACTATCATACTGAACCCATCAACACAATGTCCCGATTTGTTGCTTTTCGGAACAATGCCCAGACGAAAGTAATCTTGCGTCTGGGCATTGGAGGTATCCAGCGCGCCCTGGAGGACTTGAACCCCCGACATCAGGTTTTGGAGACCTGCGTTCTACCAACTGAACTAAGAGCGCATAGCGGAGTGGCTGATCTTCCACCTTATTTAGCTTAACACAAATTACAGACTTTAGTTAAACTTTTTTTCTGATCATCACCAGGGGAATCATGGAATCTCTGGCGTTGCCCAAATTACAGACTCCGATCAAACCGTTGTTTAACGCGAGTGGCTTTACCAATGCGATCGCGGAGATAGAATAGTTTCGCCCGTCGGACTTTACCTCGACGGATAACTTTAATATCCGCAATTCTCGGAGAATGGATTAAGAAAACTCTCTCAACTCCTACTCCTTGAAAAATCTTCCGCACAGTGATGGTGGCGTTAATTCCGCCATGACGTTTAGCAATCACAACCCCCTCATAGGGCTGAATTCGCTCTTTGCCACCCTCTTGAATTTTCACCGCAACCTTGATCGTATCACCGACATAAATATCGGGAAGATCGGGTTTATTGAGTTGCTGTCGGAGGCTTTCGATTTCTTCCGTTTCAATAGAACGGATAATTTCTCCCGCTTTCATGATAATTTTCCAAAACTCACAAGATCTGATTATAGATCGAAAAGGACTGTAAAATCCATAGCATTCACCTGGATTCACAAAGATGTTAGAACAATCCATGACCGTCTTCGTTGAAATTGTGTTGCTGTGCGGGTTAGCCTTCTATGTTGCCTGTAATCTAGGGGCTAATGATGTGGCAAACTCGATGGGGACGTCGGTGGGTTCCAAGGCATTGACCCTGAAACAAGCGATTATCGTCGCCGGGATTTTAGAGTTTAGCGGGGCGGTATTTTTTGGAGAGCGAGTCTCTAAAACCTTAGCGACGGGGGTTGTTAACCTGGAAGTTTTTATCTCCACGCCTCAAGTCTTTGTGATTGGGATGGTATCGGTATTGCTTTCGGCGGGATTATGGTTACAAATTGCCACCCTGAAGGGATTGCCCGTATCTTCGTCCCATGCGGTGGTGGGAGCGATCGCTGGATTTAGCTGTATTGCTGCTGGGGTCAAGGCGGTAAACTGGCAAACTATCGGTTTAATTTCCCTGACTTGGTTAGTCACTCCGGTGATCAGTGGTTTAATTGCAGCGTTATTTTACAAACTGATCAAATATTGGATTTTAGACCAACCCGATCCCGATCGCCAAATTCAAGAATGGATTCCCTGGTTAAGTAGTATCTTAATCGGAATTTTTGGGGTGATTGTCTTCCCAATTTTGAGTTCGCCCTTGCAAACAATCTTAACCCAATGGGGGTGGACGTTACCTGTCCATGATATTTTTTTAGCCCTGGGTGGAATCGCGGCGGTCAGTTTAACTGGATTCAGTTGGCGACAATTAGATCAACAGCAGCAGGATTCTAGTTCTAATCCCATACCGGAAAAATTCCCTGGGATCGAAAAACAAATGGCAGGATTTCAGGTAATTAGTGCCTGTTTTGTCGCTTTTGCCCACGGGTCAAATGATGTAGGAAATACTATCGCGCCCTTAGCCGCAATTTTAGCGGTAATTAAAACGGGTTCAGTTCCCCTAGATGATATTGAAATCCCGATTTGGATTTTACTGTTGGGGGGGAGTGGGATTGTTACCGGACTCGCCATCTGGGGTAAAAATGTGATTAAAACCGTCGGAGAAAATATTATTTCCCTGCTTCCGAGTCAGGGATTTTGTGCGGAATTGGCCACGGCTACCACCGTATTATTGGCATCCCGTTTAGGATTACCCGCTTCTACCTCCCATGCGTTGGTGGGGGGTGTGGTGGGCATTGGACTGGTACAGGGGGGAAAAGAGGTGCGCTTGGATACCGTCCGTTCCATTGCCTTAGCCTGGGTGATTACGGTTCCTAGTGCGGCTATAATCAGTGGGATTCTATTTAAAATATTCAATAGATTATAAATAAAATGTGGCACATTGGAAACGAGCGTGTCTTTACACGCTGAGTGAGCTATTGTTTAGTTTAGGTTTTTGGGGATAATTCTTCCCTGGCTTTGCCATTTTTCCCGTTGTGCCTTTATCGGTCAAGACTAGGATTTTCTAGTCTATCAATTGTGAAACCCGGTATGCAGCGTTGGTATGAGTGGCGTCATAGCTGAATCAGCAGATCAATAAGAGGTTAATCACGAATGGGGACACAGGAGAATCAACCGCCACCGTTAGGATCGGGAGAAACCACATCCGCAGAAATTATCCTAAGTTCGGTGATACAGGAATTAGAAACCTTCCATCACCAGATTAAGGAAAGATATCTGTCGGATATCCAACGACTGGAAACGGATAAAGTTCGTTTAATTGAGGATATTGAAAATCTGCAAACGGAATATCGGCGACTGCAATCTGTGCAGTTACAAACGCTGTCTGATCGCCTTCCTCCCAATCGAGCTTGGCTAAAACAACTGACTCAAATTGTGGCGCGTGATGTAGAACAAGCTTTGATCGCCCGCATTAATCAAATTAAAGTAGCCAGTGATCCGCCTTTATTGGCGGCTGATTCGAGTGGACTGCTTCCGAGTGGCGATCTCGGTGAGGAAAATTTCAATAATCGAGAGTTGGAAGCGGTTTTGGAAACCAGTCTGAACCAAACTTTTCAAAGCTTACAGCAGGAGTTAGGTCACTATCAAAGTAACCTATCTCAACGTTTGAACAATATGCAAACCTTGGAACAGCAGGTTGAAGCCTTGCTGGAAACCCTAGTTCATCGTTTGCAAGAACAGGTGGAACAACCCACCATAAGGGGGGATAATTCCAGACGGGAACTTCCGGGCGACGGTCATCAGGCCCTTCCCCCTGGAAATACGGGACTTACAAATCGCGCGGAATCCGTTGCTAGTCCTAAACCTAAGTCTTCTCCAGTGCAAGTGGGTTTATTTTTGGCGTTACTTTCGGCGGTATCTCTATCGTTGTTTAACGTTTGTTTAAAGATTATTCTCAAAGGGCCACAACCCCGAGAAATCTTTGGCATATTTTCCTTAGAAGGAATTATTTCTCCGGGGATCGGGAATTCTTTATTAATCTTGTTACTCCGCATGATTGTGGTCATGGGACTGATGCCGATTGTGGCAACGTTCCTTTATCCTCCGGTGTGGGGTGATCTGCGACGTTTTCTTCATTCCGGTGATCGTCGTTTAATGTTAACGGTGATTGGTAGTGGATTTTTCTTGTTTTTATCCCAGGTCGCTATCTATGTAGCCATTGGTGAGATTCCGACCGGAATTGCGATTACGATTTTCTTTATCTATCCGATTGTAACGGTAATTGCCTCTTGGGGTTTATTTGGAGATCGACCGACCATAATTCGGGTGATTGCCATGATTATTATTCTGGCTGGAGGGATTCTCTGTTTACCTGCCCGAAATCCTAATATTGCCATGGGAAATGTACAGGTGGGGGTGATTGCTGCGATCTGTGCAGGTGTGACTTTTGCCGGGTATGTGTTACTGACTCAAGTGGCGGCGGGAAAACTCCATCCGATCCCGTTTAGTTTGGTGAACTTTGCATCAATTTTTGTCTTTTCTTCTGTGAGTTTAATGATACTACCCGATAGTTTGGGGGTTAATATTGAACCGGGAGTTTGGAATGGATTAATGATTGGGGGTGTGGTTTTAGGTGTTCTCACTCTATCAAGTTATTTATTAAATAATTTCGCCATTCGCTCGGCGGGAGCTTCCTTAGCCTCCATTATTGGGACAACCGGGCCAGCGTTAACCGCGTTGTTTGCTTTCTGGATTATCGGTGAGGAAATTAAGCAGCAACAAATCTATGGGATAGCCTTAGTAATTTTGGGTGTGGGGGCGATGAGTGTTGAACGGATGATTGGCTCAAAGCGGAAATCTACTTAACAGTATTCAGTTATAGCAGGGAACACCGGAACAGCCCCCCCAAACCCCCGTGCACGGGGGGCTTGGGGGGGAGGGAACACCGGAGGAAAAGACTTCACCGTCTAGCTTTGCTGCATCACTCTTTGTCCTAATAGGTCTGGCGACTGCTATAACAGTTAACAGTAATCAGTTATCAGTCGGTGGACGAGCCTTAGTCTACTTGGAAAATATTCCGGTTCCTCTGAGGACGTCCAGAAAAGCAAAAACCGCCGGGACATGGAACCCATTTGACCAGAGGGCGGCTCCGATGACTCTTTCTAGGGGAACAGGTAAGGCTCTGACTTGGACTTGGGTAGGAATCGGTAAAGCAGCTAAACGGGGTAAAATGGCGGCCCCTAATCCCTGAGCTACCATACTGACAATCGTTGAATCTTCTTTAATTTGATAGGCGACTTTTAACGATTGTCCCCATTTTGACCAATGTTCCCGCACCGCAGAAGTACATTCGGCATAATTGAATAAAATAAAAGAGTAGGTCGAGAGTTCTTCCCAGCTTAGGATTTCGGGAATTTGACCCGCTCCCCCCAAACCTGCTGTAGACGGGGAGCTAGGGAGGTTGGGAAGTAAAACTACATATTCATCTCTAGCAATTTCCCAAGTTTCAAATTCTTCCGAACGGGGTAAGGGAAGTAACCCAATATCTACTTGGCCTGTGCGTAAACTTTGTTCAATCCCTAGGGGATCGGTTTCGGTAATGGTGATTTCTATGTCAGGAAAACGACTGCGAAACTGGGCTACTTTTGAGGGAAGGATATGGGTTGCTGCACTACGAAAGGAGGCAACTCGAATTTTCCCTCGATGTAAACCTTTTTCTAAATTGACTTCATGATCGATTTTTTCACGCAGTTCTAAAATTTTACTGGCGTGTAAGATCACCCGTTCTCCGATCAGGGTAGGACGAGCGCCAAAGCGTCCTCGCAGTAGTAAGGGAATGCCGAGTTCATCTTCTAAAGCTGCGATCGCCCGACTGACGGAGGATTGAGAGGTACTTAAACTCAATGCTGCTTCTGAAAAGCTTCCTTGTTCTGCTACCGCTAGTAAAATTTCAAGTTGATCAATATTCATCTTGCTTTTAACTGTTAGCGACCCGCCATGAGCTTCCATACTCATTGAGAAAATTTTAACTTGAGTTGCTATAAATTATATTATAGTAAATCTTAGTAATTTTTTTACTCAAAATCCCTAGAGCAAACTCTGGATGATTGACTGAGATTGCTCATCTGTTTAGATTGAATTAGTAATTAAAAATATGTCTAAGTTTAATTTCTTAAATTCCCCAAAAAAATGGCTATATTTATCTTTTTCTGGTATATTTTTAGTTCTATTGATATTGGGTTTGTTTCATTTTGATAACAAAATCCGTAGGGGTCATCAAGCCCAAGGTAGATCGATTTTAAAAACTTTGATTAAAAATCAAGATCAACAGTTTAAAACCTATGGTAAATTTACACCTAACTTAGAAAACTTATATCGAGGGACTTCAAAAGGAATCGGAACTTATAAATTTAAAATGACGGTAGAATCGGATCAGGTATTATTTGAAGCCATTCCGATTATTTGGCGTCGGGTTAGTTACTCTGGAGCTTTATTTAAGATTAAAACAAATAACTCTGTCGTACTGGTGGGAGGAATTTGTAAAAGTCCTAATTCCTCGATGACTGCTCCAACTCCAATTCTACCTCCTGTTCCCAACTTTTATCAAGTCCGTTGTCCTCTTGATGCTGAATTGATGGAATCCATGAAGTTTTTCAGGTAAAATATAAAATCAAGATTAATGTCTAAATCTAAATCATTTTCTCCTAAAAATTCAACCGTTTCGTATTATTCTATACTTATCCTCTTCTATTTCCCAAAAATTGCTAACTAACTAAAATTTGAGTAAAATGAATCAATCTAAAAAAAGTTTAGGTAAAGTATATTTAGTTGGTGCTGGGCCGGGAGATCCCGGTCTGTTAACCGTTAAAGGAAAAACTTTATTAGAATTAGCAGATGTGGTAATTTATGATGCCTTAGTTAGTGATCAAATCTTGGATTTAATTAACCCCGAAGCCGAAAAAATTAATGCCGGAAAACGGCGAGGTAAACATTCATTATTGCAGGAAGAAACAACTCAAATATTAATTGAAAAAGCTCAAATTCATGCGGTTGTTGTGCGACTTAAAGGAGGAGATCCGTTTATTTTTGGTCGCGGTGGGGAGGAAATGCAAGACTTAATTCAAGCCGGAGTTTCTGTGGAAGTTGTCCCCGGAATTACTTCGGGAATTGCGGCGCCTGCTTATGCGGGAATTCCCTTAACCCATCGAGATCATAGTTCATCAGTTACCTTTGTAACGGGTCATGAAACCGCCGGAAAATATCGGCCGCAGGTGAATTGGGAAGCGATCGCCAAGGGTTCAGAAACTATTGTAATTTATATGGGGGTTCACAATTTACCCTATATTATTCAACAGTTAACTAATGCTGGACAGCCCCTAGAGACTCCGATCGCCTTAATTCGTTGGGGAACTCGACCGGAGCAGGAGGAGTTAATTGCCACCTTAAAAACGATTGTTCAAAAAGTAGCAGAAACGGGTTTTGAAGCTCCGGCGATCGCTGTAATTGGTTCAGTTGTTAATTTAAAAATGTGTTAACTTTTGACTGATGTTCATAATAATTAATCTCTAATAATCTGAATTAAACTTTCAGCTAGGATATTTTTGATCAACATTTTCGGTGAAGTTTTGCTATACTATAAAAAAATAGTTTTAATTTTATCTAAAATTAAAATGGGGAAAGATGAGAATTTTATTAGTTGAAGATGATGAACGGATTACGAAAGCCTTAGCAGAAGCGTTAATGGATCATCATTATGTGGTGGATGTCGTTCATGATGGTCAGATGGGGTGGGAGTTTGCAGAATCGGCTGCTTATGATGTAATTATATTAGATGTGATGTTACCCGGACTGAGTGGGATTCAGTTTTGCCAACGATTAAGACAACAGGGGAAAACTACACCCGTATTGATGTTAACGGCAAAAGATACCAGTGCTGATAAAGTTTTAGGCTTAGATGTGGGAGCGGATGATTATGTGATTAAACCCTTTGATTTACAGGAGTTATTAGCAAGAGTTCGGGCTTTATTAAGACGGGGAAATTCGGCCTTACCTCCGGTGTTAGAATGGGGAAGTCTTCGTTTAGATCCGAATAGTTGTGAAGTCACTTATGCAGAAAAACTTTTATCTTTAACACCTAAAGAGTATGGTTTATTAGAGTTATTTTTACGCAGCCCCGGACGAGTGCTTTCTAGGGAAATAATTTTAGAGCATCTCTGGTCTTTTGAGGATATTCCGGGTGATGATACGGTGAAAACCCATATCAAAAGATTAAGACAAAAACTTAAAATAGTTGGTGTACCCTCTACATTAATTGAAACAGTTTATGGTTTGGGATATCGGCTCAAAACGCAAGGAAATTAACCCTCAATTTAGATATTTAAGTTGGCGGTTATTGCTTTCCTATTTAGGAGTGATGATGGCAATTTCAGGAATATCAATGATTACCGTTTATGAGTTTTTTTCCCTGAGTTTATATCAACAATTAGATCGTCAATTGTTAATATTAGCAGATGCAGCTACCCATAGTTTATCAGAGGTTAAAGAACATAAAGAAGCATTTGAAACCGATGATTTTAGAGGATTAGATGATGATGGTGATCTAGATATTCCTTGGCAAAATATTCAGCAAGCCAGTCAAGGAATTGAATGGTTTGATCAAAACCGCCAACTGATTGCTAAAACCGGAAAAGTGTTTCCTCCTATTGATTTATCCCATTATCATTGGACTTATATAGTTGACGGCAAAAAAATTCGTACTCTAACTTTACAGATTAATAAAGAATCAGAATTACAAAAACAGATTATCGGTTATGTACGGGTCAGTGAGTCTACAAAACCCGTGGAAAGGGTGTTGATAAAATTAAGATTAGGAATGATGTTAGGGGGAATATTAGTATCAGGATTAACTGCTTTTGGAGGAATGTGGTTAACAAAACAATCTTTAAAACCGATTGAACAAAGTTTTGAAAAACTCAAACAATTTACCGCCGATGCTTCTCATGAATTGAGAAATCCTTTAGCGGGAATTAGGACTTGTGTGGAAGTTATGCAGAGTCATCCAGAACGAATTCATCCTGCTGATATTGATAAATTAAAAGCGATCGCCAGTGGCGTCAATCAAATGACCAGCTTAGTAGAAGATTTATTACTTTTGGCTCGCACAGATCAAGATTCTATTCCGATAACAACGAATTTAGTAATTATTCCCATGAATGAACTATTAGAAGATTTGGTGGAATTTCTCCTGTATCAAGCTGAAGAAAAGGGGGTGCAATTAATCTTAGATATGAATAATGAAATTAAAATAAAAGGGGAGGGAAATCAACTTTGGCGATTATTTTTAAACTTAATAGAAAATGCAATTTATTATACTGATACCGGGGGGAAAGTAACAGTATATTTAGAGCAGCAAGAGAAATGGGTTTGGGTACGAATAGAAGACACCGGAATCGGAATTTCTCCTGAACAATTACCCTTGATTTTTGATCGATTATGGCGTGCTGATCAAGCTCGAAATCGCAGAAAAGGGGGATCGGGGTTAGGGTTAGCGATCGCTCAAACCTTAGCCCAAAATCATCAAGCAGAAATCACGGCCACCAGTCAGTTAGGAAAGGGTAGCTGTTTTTCCGTGCGTTTTCCCACTCTAGCCAACAGCTAATTAAAATCCCATCATTTAATCCCTAATATTTCCATCTGTCACCAGTTTGTCACTTTTTAGCTTTATTCTAAAACTCAGGGTGAAGGCAAAAGTCCTTTTGCTATTGGATCAAGAACCATTCACTTTGTAATCTGGCAACTTTTAGAGACGTAAAAAATTTACATTTCTACCTACTTATAATTATTGAGGTTAATAATAATGGCAAATCTACAGTTTTTTAAATCTCATCAGCTTTGGAAACTGCATCGTAAAATTGCACCGATTATATTTATTCCTTTCTTTTTAACTGCTTTCACAGGAATGGGTTATCGCCTGGGAAGGACTTGGATGGGAATGCCAAAAGATCAAGCAAATATTTTTCTGATGATTCATCAAGGAGAATTTTTAGGAGAACCCTTAGTTCCGATTTATGTATTATTGGTAGGTTTAGGACTAATTGCCATGCTTGTCACGGGAGTGACCATGGTTCGGTTAACGCAAAAAAAACGTAAAAATCCCCCCAAAGATCAGCCTTTAAATAATAGAAAAGTTCATCAAATTTTAGCACCAATTGTATTTTTACCATTATTTATAAGTGCGTCAACAGGCATTTTGTATCGACTTGGTGAGGATTGGTTTGGTATGTCGAGTGATGCTTCTAAACTCTTATTAACCATTCATCAAGGTTCATAT includes:
- a CDS encoding LysR family transcriptional regulator → MSMEAHGGSLTVKSKMNIDQLEILLAVAEQGSFSEAALSLSTSQSSVSRAIAALEDELGIPLLLRGRFGARPTLIGERVILHASKILELREKIDHEVNLEKGLHRGKIRVASFRSAATHILPSKVAQFRSRFPDIEITITETDPLGIEQSLRTGQVDIGLLPLPRSEEFETWEIARDEYVVLLPNLPSSPSTAGLGGAGQIPEILSWEELSTYSFILFNYAECTSAVREHWSKWGQSLKVAYQIKEDSTIVSMVAQGLGAAILPRLAALPIPTQVQVRALPVPLERVIGAALWSNGFHVPAVFAFLDVLRGTGIFSK
- the secE gene encoding putative preprotein translocase, SecE subunit, whose product is MVVNKKEEVAIEGTTSGFNASTFLKETKEELDKVVWPGRQQLLSESAGVLLMITLSASLIYLADNFLRWASGQIFG
- a CDS encoding uroporphyrin-III C-methyltransferase → MNQSKKSLGKVYLVGAGPGDPGLLTVKGKTLLELADVVIYDALVSDQILDLINPEAEKINAGKRRGKHSLLQEETTQILIEKAQIHAVVVRLKGGDPFIFGRGGEEMQDLIQAGVSVEVVPGITSGIAAPAYAGIPLTHRDHSSSVTFVTGHETAGKYRPQVNWEAIAKGSETIVIYMGVHNLPYIIQQLTNAGQPLETPIALIRWGTRPEQEELIATLKTIVQKVAETGFEAPAIAVIGSVVNLKMC
- a CDS encoding two component transcriptional regulator, winged helix family, whose protein sequence is MRILLVEDDERITKALAEALMDHHYVVDVVHDGQMGWEFAESAAYDVIILDVMLPGLSGIQFCQRLRQQGKTTPVLMLTAKDTSADKVLGLDVGADDYVIKPFDLQELLARVRALLRRGNSALPPVLEWGSLRLDPNSCEVTYAEKLLSLTPKEYGLLELFLRSPGRVLSREIILEHLWSFEDIPGDDTVKTHIKRLRQKLKIVGVPSTLIETVYGLGYRLKTQGN
- a CDS encoding histidine kinase; protein product: MVWDIGSKRKEINPQFRYLSWRLLLSYLGVMMAISGISMITVYEFFSLSLYQQLDRQLLILADAATHSLSEVKEHKEAFETDDFRGLDDDGDLDIPWQNIQQASQGIEWFDQNRQLIAKTGKVFPPIDLSHYHWTYIVDGKKIRTLTLQINKESELQKQIIGYVRVSESTKPVERVLIKLRLGMMLGGILVSGLTAFGGMWLTKQSLKPIEQSFEKLKQFTADASHELRNPLAGIRTCVEVMQSHPERIHPADIDKLKAIASGVNQMTSLVEDLLLLARTDQDSIPITTNLVIIPMNELLEDLVEFLLYQAEEKGVQLILDMNNEIKIKGEGNQLWRLFLNLIENAIYYTDTGGKVTVYLEQQEKWVWVRIEDTGIGISPEQLPLIFDRLWRADQARNRRKGGSGLGLAIAQTLAQNHQAEITATSQLGKGSCFSVRFPTLANS
- a CDS encoding phosphate transporter translates to MLEQSMTVFVEIVLLCGLAFYVACNLGANDVANSMGTSVGSKALTLKQAIIVAGILEFSGAVFFGERVSKTLATGVVNLEVFISTPQVFVIGMVSVLLSAGLWLQIATLKGLPVSSSHAVVGAIAGFSCIAAGVKAVNWQTIGLISLTWLVTPVISGLIAALFYKLIKYWILDQPDPDRQIQEWIPWLSSILIGIFGVIVFPILSSPLQTILTQWGWTLPVHDIFLALGGIAAVSLTGFSWRQLDQQQQDSSSNPIPEKFPGIEKQMAGFQVISACFVAFAHGSNDVGNTIAPLAAILAVIKTGSVPLDDIEIPIWILLLGGSGIVTGLAIWGKNVIKTVGENIISLLPSQGFCAELATATTVLLASRLGLPASTSHALVGGVVGIGLVQGGKEVRLDTVRSIALAWVITVPSAAIISGILFKIFNRL
- a CDS encoding hypothetical protein (DUF6 transmembrane protein), coding for MGTQENQPPPLGSGETTSAEIILSSVIQELETFHHQIKERYLSDIQRLETDKVRLIEDIENLQTEYRRLQSVQLQTLSDRLPPNRAWLKQLTQIVARDVEQALIARINQIKVASDPPLLAADSSGLLPSGDLGEENFNNRELEAVLETSLNQTFQSLQQELGHYQSNLSQRLNNMQTLEQQVEALLETLVHRLQEQVEQPTIRGDNSRRELPGDGHQALPPGNTGLTNRAESVASPKPKSSPVQVGLFLALLSAVSLSLFNVCLKIILKGPQPREIFGIFSLEGIISPGIGNSLLILLLRMIVVMGLMPIVATFLYPPVWGDLRRFLHSGDRRLMLTVIGSGFFLFLSQVAIYVAIGEIPTGIAITIFFIYPIVTVIASWGLFGDRPTIIRVIAMIIILAGGILCLPARNPNIAMGNVQVGVIAAICAGVTFAGYVLLTQVAAGKLHPIPFSLVNFASIFVFSSVSLMILPDSLGVNIEPGVWNGLMIGGVVLGVLTLSSYLLNNFAIRSAGASLASIIGTTGPALTALFAFWIIGEEIKQQQIYGIALVILGVGAMSVERMIGSKRKST
- a CDS encoding ribosomal protein L11; this translates as MAKKVVAVIKLAITAGKANPAPPIGPALGQHGVNIMAFCKEYNARTADKVGLVVPVEISVFEDRSFTFVLKTPPASVLIRKAAGVERGSGEPNRKKVGQITQAQLREIAETKMPDLNANDVEAAMKIVAGTARNMGVTVVD
- a CDS encoding PepSY-associated TM helix; this translates as MANLQFFKSHQLWKLHRKIAPIIFIPFFLTAFTGMGYRLGRTWMGMPKDQANIFLMIHQGEFLGEPLVPIYVLLVGLGLIAMLVTGVTMVRLTQKKRKNPPKDQPLNNRKVHQILAPIVFLPLFISASTGILYRLGEDWFGMSSDASKLLLTIHQGSYFGSFGRSIYVALIGVGLIAMLITGINMTGIFRKKRAKASSEES
- the rplS gene encoding 50S ribosomal protein L19, which gives rise to MKAGEIIRSIETEEIESLRQQLNKPDLPDIYVGDTIKVAVKIQEGGKERIQPYEGVVIAKRHGGINATITVRKIFQGVGVERVFLIHSPRIADIKVIRRGKVRRAKLFYLRDRIGKATRVKQRFDRSL
- the nusG gene encoding transcription antitermination protein NusG: MTFTSDESQHSDLMADTDERSQEFSHGERRWYAVQVASGCEKRVKANLEQRVQTLDVAERILKVEIPHTPMIKLRKDGSRQHGEEKVFPGYVLIQMRLKWNNELNRWEIDDEAWQVVKNTPHVINFVGAEQKRHSGRGRGHVKPLPLSNAEVERIFRQAQQQEPIVKAAMAIGDHITVLSGPFKDFEGDVIEVSPERSKLKALLSIFGRDTPVELEFNQVEKQG